In bacterium YEK0313, one genomic interval encodes:
- the trpA gene encoding Tryptophan synthase alpha chain encodes MSTRLDTRFADLAREGRAGLVTYVMAGDPDRESARAILKALPAAGADVIEFGMPFTDPMADGPAVQAAGLRSLAGGQTLKKTLEDIAWFRQADQTTPIVLMGYYNPIYIYGVEAFLADARAAGIDGLIVVDLPPEEDDELCLPALKAGLNFIRLATPTTDDKRLPTVLNNTSGFVYYVSITGITGMATPNFDQTAQAVARIKRHTALPVAVGFGVKNADHAAAVARSADAVVVGSAIVDTVKASLDGAGKAGPRTTEAVAELVAALAAGVRGARRAAE; translated from the coding sequence GTGAGCACCCGCCTCGACACCCGTTTCGCCGATCTCGCGCGCGAGGGCCGCGCCGGCCTCGTCACCTATGTGATGGCTGGCGATCCCGACCGGGAAAGCGCACGCGCCATCCTCAAGGCCCTGCCGGCGGCCGGCGCCGACGTGATCGAATTCGGCATGCCCTTCACCGATCCGATGGCCGATGGGCCCGCCGTGCAGGCCGCGGGCCTGCGTTCGCTCGCCGGCGGCCAGACGCTGAAGAAGACGCTCGAGGACATCGCCTGGTTCCGCCAGGCCGACCAGACCACGCCGATCGTGCTGATGGGCTACTACAATCCGATCTATATCTACGGTGTCGAAGCCTTTCTCGCCGATGCCAGGGCCGCCGGCATCGACGGGCTGATCGTCGTCGACCTGCCGCCGGAAGAAGATGACGAGCTCTGCCTGCCGGCGCTGAAGGCCGGCCTCAACTTCATCCGCCTGGCGACCCCGACGACCGACGACAAGCGCCTGCCGACCGTGCTGAACAACACGTCGGGCTTCGTCTACTACGTCTCGATCACCGGCATTACCGGCATGGCGACGCCGAACTTCGACCAGACGGCGCAGGCCGTCGCCCGGATCAAGCGCCATACCGCACTTCCCGTGGCGGTCGGCTTCGGCGTCAAGAATGCCGACCATGCCGCGGCGGTCGCCCGGAGCGCCGATGCCGTGGTCGTCGGCTCGGCCATCGTCGATACCGTCAAGGCCTCGCTCGACGGCGCCGGCAAGGCGGGACCGCGGACCACCGAGGCCGTCGCCGAGCTCGTCGCGGCGCTGGCCGCCGGCGTGCGCGGCGCCCGGCGCGCCGCCGAATAG
- the accD gene encoding Acetyl-coenzyme A carboxylase carboxyl transferase subunit beta, with protein MNWITDVLPPKIRSFLKRDTPENLWIKCPETGQMVFHKDLESNLFVIPGSGVHMRMGSTARLKSVFDNGTWFDVPLPEVALDPLKFRDEKRYVDRIKDARAKTGMNDAIKVGYGKLEGLAVTVAVQDMDFMAGSLGTAAGEAIVKGMMTAVEKNTPFIIFTASGGARMQEGILSLMQMPRTTVAVQALRDAKLPYIVVLTNPTTGGVTASYAMLGDVHLAEPGALIGFAGPRVIEQTIREKLPEGFQRSEYLKDHGMVDMVVHRHDLRATLARLCRVLTKAAPAGEAEAA; from the coding sequence ATGAACTGGATCACCGACGTCCTTCCCCCCAAGATCCGCTCCTTCCTGAAGCGCGATACGCCGGAAAACCTCTGGATCAAGTGCCCGGAAACCGGCCAGATGGTGTTTCACAAGGACCTGGAGAGCAATCTCTTCGTCATCCCGGGCTCGGGCGTTCATATGCGCATGGGCTCGACGGCGCGGCTGAAGTCGGTCTTCGACAATGGCACTTGGTTCGACGTGCCGCTGCCCGAGGTCGCGCTCGATCCGTTGAAGTTCCGCGACGAGAAACGCTACGTCGACCGCATCAAGGATGCCCGGGCGAAGACCGGCATGAACGATGCGATCAAGGTCGGCTACGGCAAGCTCGAAGGCCTCGCGGTCACGGTCGCCGTGCAGGACATGGACTTCATGGCCGGCTCGCTCGGCACCGCTGCAGGCGAAGCCATCGTCAAGGGCATGATGACCGCCGTCGAGAAGAACACGCCCTTCATCATCTTCACCGCGTCGGGCGGCGCGCGCATGCAGGAAGGCATCCTGTCGCTGATGCAGATGCCGCGCACGACGGTGGCGGTGCAGGCGCTGCGGGACGCCAAGCTCCCCTATATCGTGGTGCTGACCAATCCGACCACCGGCGGCGTCACCGCGAGCTATGCCATGCTCGGCGATGTGCATCTTGCCGAGCCCGGCGCGCTGATCGGGTTCGCCGGTCCGCGCGTGATCGAGCAGACCATCCGCGAGAAGCTGCCCGAAGGCTTCCAGCGCTCGGAATATCTCAAGGATCACGGCATGGTGGACATGGTCGTGCACCGGCACGACCTCCGCGCGACGCTCGCCCGCCTGTGCCGGGTGCTGACCAAGGCGGCGCCCGCCGGCGAAGCCGAGGCCGCCTGA
- the fgs gene encoding Folylpolyglutamate synthase has translation MTPIDAILERLTKLHPKLIDMSLDRMHRVLKALGNPEQHLPPVIHVAGTNGKGSTTAFARALLEASGRTVHVYTSPHLVRFHERYRIGRPGGGRIVDDETLAAVLLEVERLNGGEPITQFEITAAAGFLLFARNPADAVILEVGMGGRLDATNVITRPAVTVITPVSMDHADYLGDTVAKIAGEKAGILKRGRPCVVARQTPEALAVIEAMAASQRARLLVSGLDWSSREENGRFVYQDEDGLIDAAPPKLIGAHQFENAGTAIAAVKTAGFSLSAADIERGLTTVEWPARLQNLTKGRIAKVLPPQCEVWLDGGHNPGGGEVLSEAVRRMAARDPRPLVMIIGMMSTKDPRGFLAHFTGLNPTVFTVPFSHPAALTAGDLAEAARSIGLDATATGSLAEALAAVSARPATPVPPRVLITGSLYLAGDVLAEDGWQPH, from the coding sequence ATGACCCCCATCGACGCCATCCTGGAACGGCTGACCAAGCTGCATCCGAAGCTGATCGACATGTCGCTCGACCGGATGCACCGCGTGCTGAAGGCGCTCGGCAATCCCGAGCAGCACCTGCCGCCGGTGATTCACGTGGCCGGGACCAATGGCAAGGGGTCGACCACCGCCTTCGCCCGCGCCCTCCTCGAGGCCTCCGGGCGCACGGTGCACGTCTATACCTCGCCGCATCTGGTGCGCTTTCACGAGCGCTACCGCATCGGCCGCCCTGGCGGAGGGCGGATCGTCGACGACGAGACCCTCGCCGCGGTCTTGCTGGAGGTTGAGCGGCTGAACGGCGGCGAGCCGATCACCCAGTTCGAGATCACTGCCGCGGCCGGCTTTCTCCTGTTCGCGCGCAATCCGGCCGATGCCGTGATCCTGGAGGTCGGCATGGGCGGCCGACTCGACGCGACCAACGTCATCACCAGGCCGGCCGTCACCGTCATCACGCCGGTCTCGATGGACCATGCCGACTATCTCGGCGACACCGTCGCCAAGATCGCGGGCGAGAAAGCGGGCATCCTGAAGCGCGGCCGGCCCTGCGTCGTGGCGCGGCAGACGCCGGAAGCGCTCGCCGTCATCGAAGCCATGGCGGCAAGCCAGCGTGCCAGGCTCCTGGTCTCCGGCCTCGACTGGTCCTCCCGCGAGGAGAACGGCCGGTTCGTCTACCAGGACGAGGACGGCCTGATCGACGCTGCCCCGCCGAAGCTGATCGGCGCCCACCAGTTCGAAAATGCCGGCACGGCGATCGCCGCTGTGAAGACCGCGGGCTTCTCGCTCAGCGCCGCGGACATCGAACGTGGCCTGACCACCGTGGAGTGGCCGGCGCGGCTGCAGAATCTGACCAAGGGCCGGATCGCCAAGGTCCTGCCGCCGCAGTGCGAGGTCTGGCTCGACGGCGGCCACAATCCCGGCGGTGGCGAGGTGCTGAGCGAAGCGGTCAGGCGCATGGCCGCCCGCGATCCCCGGCCGCTGGTGATGATCATCGGCATGATGTCCACCAAGGACCCGCGCGGCTTCCTGGCGCACTTCACCGGGCTGAACCCCACCGTGTTCACCGTACCGTTCAGCCATCCGGCCGCGCTGACGGCCGGCGACCTTGCCGAGGCGGCCCGATCGATCGGGCTCGATGCGACCGCGACCGGTAGCCTGGCCGAAGCCCTCGCCGCCGTTTCCGCCCGTCCCGCGACACCGGTACCGCCACGCGTGCTGATCACCGGCTCGCTCTATCTCGCCGGCGATGTCCTCGCGGAGGACGGCTGGCAGCCCCACTGA